In Nitrospirota bacterium, the following are encoded in one genomic region:
- a CDS encoding RNA methyltransferase encodes MNDWKDNVFFVLVEPKEAGNIGASARAMKNMGFKNLEVVSPVRKNISNGVSRRNFLTDESRRMACKAVDVLESAVVHASLKDAIRGKNIIIGATRRIGKRRGLILPLKEGIKKAVSASKKNKIAIVFGREDKGLNNREVEECGFLITIPANPLSASLNLSQSILLVAYELSRKTYKTEFPELAKHKEIDGLYRRIRSTLRLLEYIPRGSSDLEMKIMRNLKRLIGRAGLTDWELKMFHGMCSQVEKKIG; translated from the coding sequence ATGAATGACTGGAAGGACAATGTTTTCTTTGTCCTTGTAGAACCGAAAGAAGCAGGCAATATCGGCGCCTCTGCAAGGGCAATGAAGAATATGGGGTTCAAAAACCTTGAAGTTGTAAGCCCCGTTAGAAAAAATATTTCTAACGGGGTAAGCCGTAGGAATTTTCTTACAGATGAAAGCAGGCGGATGGCATGCAAGGCTGTTGATGTGCTTGAAAGCGCAGTTGTCCATGCAAGCTTGAAAGATGCAATAAGAGGCAAAAATATAATTATCGGCGCAACGAGAAGGATAGGGAAACGCCGCGGGCTTATACTTCCGCTGAAAGAGGGGATAAAGAAAGCTGTTTCTGCTTCAAAGAAAAATAAAATTGCAATAGTTTTTGGCAGGGAGGATAAGGGATTAAACAACAGGGAGGTTGAGGAATGCGGATTCCTGATAACAATACCTGCGAATCCCTTATCGGCTTCTCTGAACCTCAGCCAGAGTATTTTGCTTGTTGCCTATGAGTTGAGCCGGAAGACATACAAGACAGAATTTCCGGAATTGGCCAAACACAAAGAGATTGACGGCCTTTACAGGCGAATCCGCTCCACTCTCAGGCTTCTTGAATATATTCCAAGAGGAAGCAGTGATCTTGAAATGAAGATAATGAGGAACCTTAAACGCCTTATCGGCAGGGCAGGGCTTACAGACTGGGAGCTAAAGATGTTTCATGGCATGTGTTCACAGGTGGAGAAGAAGATTGGATGA